A part of Buchnera aphidicola (Sarucallis kahawaluokalani) genomic DNA contains:
- the map gene encoding type I methionyl aminopeptidase — MHIYLKKNKIIEKMRISGHLASQVLRKIKPYIISGITTAELDNICQNYIIQKQAISGCLGYHGFPSSTCISVNEISCHGIPSKKKKLNNGDIVNIDVTVIKNKYYADTSKMFIVGKTKKIAYELCKAAKNSLYITFPIIKPGLPINIIGRTIQKYIQKTPFSIVKEYCGHGIGLNFHEIPYILHYDHYNTIILKQGMIFTIEPIINAGTNEVFCMNDNWTICTKDHNLSAQYEHTILVTKNGCEILTKRKNEKIKRIYSN, encoded by the coding sequence ATGCATATTTATCTAAAAAAAAATAAAATAATTGAAAAAATGCGAATATCTGGACACTTAGCAAGTCAAGTATTAAGAAAAATTAAACCATACATTATCTCAGGTATTACAACTGCAGAATTAGATAATATTTGTCAAAATTATATTATACAAAAACAAGCAATATCAGGATGTTTAGGCTATCATGGTTTTCCAAGTTCCACTTGTATATCTGTGAATGAGATATCCTGTCATGGTATACCTAGTAAAAAAAAAAAATTAAATAATGGAGATATTGTTAATATTGATGTAACAGTAATAAAAAACAAATACTATGCCGATACATCTAAAATGTTTATTGTAGGGAAAACGAAAAAAATAGCATATGAATTATGTAAAGCGGCAAAAAATAGCCTATATATTACTTTTCCGATCATTAAACCAGGTCTCCCAATTAATATTATTGGACGAACTATACAAAAATATATTCAAAAAACACCTTTTTCCATTGTAAAAGAGTATTGTGGACACGGAATAGGATTAAATTTCCACGAAATACCTTATATACTACATTATGATCATTATAATACGATAATATTAAAACAAGGTATGATATTTACGATTGAACCAATTATTAATGCTGGAACAAATGAAGTGTTTTGTATGAATGATAATTGGACAATTTGTACTAAAGATCATAATTTATCTGCACAATACGAACATACCATTCTTGTTACAAAAAATGGATGCGAAATATTAACAAAAAGAAAAAATGAAAAAATAAAAAGAATATATTCTAATTAA
- the rpsB gene encoding 30S ribosomal protein S2 translates to MLTVHDMIKAGVHFGHQTRYWNPKMKPFIFGSRNKIHIINLEKTISMFHLALVELRKIHLRKGKILFIGTKKPASEMIRKIAISCNQFYVNKRWLGGMLTNWKTVRQSIQRLKNLENQSQDGTLSKLTKKEGLMRMRELLKLENSLGGIKNMGGLPDVIFIIDAYHERIAVKEANNLGIPVFSIVDTNSDPDGIDFVIPGNDDAMRAINLYLTIVLKFISIKNYQG, encoded by the coding sequence ATGCTTACTGTGCATGACATGATAAAAGCTGGAGTACATTTTGGTCATCAAACCCGTTATTGGAATCCTAAAATGAAACCTTTTATTTTTGGTTCTCGTAATAAAATACATATTATAAATTTAGAAAAGACAATTTCTATGTTTCATCTTGCATTAGTAGAATTACGTAAAATTCATTTACGTAAAGGTAAGATACTTTTTATTGGAACAAAAAAACCTGCTAGTGAAATGATAAGAAAAATAGCAATTTCTTGTAATCAGTTTTATGTAAATAAAAGGTGGTTAGGTGGAATGCTAACAAATTGGAAAACTGTTCGCCAATCTATTCAACGATTAAAAAATTTAGAAAATCAGTCGCAAGATGGTACATTATCTAAATTAACTAAAAAAGAAGGTTTAATGAGGATGCGTGAGTTGTTGAAATTGGAAAATAGTTTGGGAGGTATAAAGAATATGGGTGGTTTACCTGATGTAATTTTTATTATTGATGCATACCATGAACGTATTGCGGTTAAAGAAGCAAATAATTTAGGTATTCCAGTTTTTTCAATTGTTGATACTAACTCTGATCCTGATGGAATAGATTTTGTTATTCCTGGTAATGATGATGCAATGCGTGCTATAAATTTATATTTAACTATTGTTTTAAAATTTATATCTATAAAAAATTATCAAGGATAA
- the tsf gene encoding translation elongation factor Ts, translated as MRITSDLVKKLRLKSGIGIMECKKALITAKGDMQKAIIILKKNGQIKSENRSKNVALRGIIFTYLKKNRYAYILELNCETDFVAQHSDFIKFATEVLSTAYIENITDISVLKNNFESKRNFLISRFGENILIRRFSVLIGNTVTAYVHRNKIGVLLYYHGNNQDIIKKVAMHIAAVNPGYLSKKDIPKSILEEEKKIQLEIAIRTGKPVSIAKKIVTGRIEKFINNICLLGQDCVFDVGKKIQDVLYENNLQVIQFIRFELGEII; from the coding sequence ATGCGTATTACTTCTGATCTCGTAAAAAAATTACGATTAAAGTCAGGTATTGGTATTATGGAATGTAAGAAAGCATTAATTACTGCGAAAGGTGACATGCAAAAAGCGATTATAATTTTAAAAAAAAACGGACAAATTAAATCAGAAAATAGATCTAAAAATGTTGCATTGCGTGGAATAATATTTACTTATTTAAAAAAAAATAGATATGCATATATTCTAGAATTAAATTGTGAAACTGATTTTGTTGCACAACATTCTGATTTTATTAAATTTGCTACAGAAGTACTTTCTACTGCATATATAGAAAATATTACAGATATATCAGTTTTAAAAAATAATTTCGAATCTAAGAGAAACTTTTTAATATCTCGATTTGGTGAAAATATATTAATTCGTAGATTTTCTGTATTAATTGGAAATACGGTTACAGCATATGTTCATAGAAATAAAATTGGAGTATTACTTTATTATCATGGAAATAATCAAGATATTATAAAAAAAGTTGCCATGCATATTGCAGCTGTTAATCCAGGTTATTTATCAAAAAAAGATATTCCTAAATCTATTCTTGAAGAAGAAAAAAAAATACAATTAGAGATTGCTATTCGTACTGGAAAGCCGGTATCGATAGCTAAAAAAATAGTTACAGGAAGAATAGAGAAATTTATTAACAATATTTGTTTATTAGGTCAAGATTGTGTATTTGATGTTGGTAAAAAAATTCAAGATGTATTGTATGAAAATAATTTACAAGTGATACAGTTTATTCGTTTTGAGTTAGGTGAAATCATTTAA